A genomic region of Candidatus Pseudomonas phytovorans contains the following coding sequences:
- a CDS encoding ATP-dependent zinc protease, whose product MRLTPVLLLLCLTLLPALGQAAGKTVYGLNEYARLGDLDLEVAAKLDTGAKTASLSARDIKRFKRNGESWVRFYLAIDAAHSHPIERPLARVSKIKRRAGDYDAESGKAYTARPVIELEICMGQAMRTIEVNLTDRSAFQFPLLIGSEALKHFDALVDPSLKYAAGKPACATDAPKAE is encoded by the coding sequence ATGAGACTTACACCCGTTTTATTGCTGCTATGCCTTACCCTGCTGCCGGCCCTTGGCCAGGCTGCGGGCAAGACCGTCTATGGTCTCAACGAATATGCACGGTTGGGCGACCTGGACCTGGAAGTGGCCGCCAAGCTCGACACCGGTGCCAAGACCGCCTCGCTCAGCGCCCGCGACATCAAGCGGTTCAAGCGCAACGGCGAAAGCTGGGTACGCTTTTACCTGGCCATCGATGCTGCCCACTCGCACCCGATCGAGCGCCCGCTGGCACGCGTGAGCAAGATCAAGCGCCGCGCCGGCGACTATGATGCCGAATCGGGCAAAGCCTACACGGCACGCCCGGTCATCGAACTTGAAATCTGCATGGGCCAGGCCATGCGCACCATCGAAGTCAACCTCACCGACCGCAGCGCTTTCCAGTTCCCGCTGCTGATCGGTTCCGAGGCGCTCAAGCACTTCGACGCGCTGGTCGACCCAAGCCTTAAATACGCGGCCGGCAAACCTGCCTGTGCCACCGACGCTCCCAAAGCAGAGTAA
- the prpC gene encoding 2-methylcitrate synthase encodes MAEAKVLSGAGLRGQVAGQTALSTVGQAGAGLTYRGYDVRDLAAGAEFEEVAYLLLYGELPTQAELAEYKRKLKGLRDLPQALKEVLERIPRDAHPMDVMRTGCSVLGTLEPELTFEAQRDKTDRLLALFPAVMCYWYRFTHHGVRIECSSDEDTLGGHFLHLLHGKKPSELHVKVMNVSLILYAEHEFNASTFTARVCASTLSDLYSCVTAAIGSLRGPLHGGANEAAMELIERFQSPQEATAELLRMLERKDKIMGFGHAIYKESDPRNEVIKGWSKQLADEVGDTVLYPVSEAIDKTMWEQKRLFPNADFYHASAYHFMGIPTKLFTPIFVCSRLTGWAAHVFEQRANNRIIRPSAEYVGVEQRQFVPIEQR; translated from the coding sequence ATGGCCGAAGCGAAAGTACTCAGCGGCGCAGGCCTGCGCGGTCAGGTGGCCGGGCAGACAGCACTGTCGACTGTGGGCCAGGCCGGTGCCGGGCTGACCTACCGGGGTTACGACGTGCGCGACCTGGCAGCCGGTGCCGAATTCGAAGAAGTCGCTTACCTGCTGCTGTACGGCGAGCTGCCCACCCAGGCCGAGCTGGCGGAATACAAACGCAAGCTCAAGGGCCTGCGTGACCTGCCACAAGCGTTGAAGGAAGTGCTGGAACGTATCCCGCGTGACGCCCACCCGATGGACGTGATGCGCACCGGTTGCTCGGTGTTGGGCACCCTGGAGCCAGAGCTCACCTTCGAAGCCCAGCGCGACAAGACCGACCGCTTGCTGGCGCTGTTCCCGGCCGTGATGTGCTACTGGTACCGCTTCACCCACCATGGTGTGCGCATTGAGTGCAGTAGTGATGAAGACACCCTTGGCGGCCACTTCCTGCACCTGCTGCACGGCAAGAAGCCGAGCGAGTTGCACGTGAAGGTGATGAACGTGTCGCTGATCCTGTATGCCGAGCACGAGTTCAACGCTTCGACCTTCACCGCCCGCGTTTGCGCCTCGACTTTGTCCGACCTGTACTCCTGCGTCACCGCAGCCATCGGCTCGCTACGCGGCCCGCTGCATGGGGGTGCCAACGAGGCGGCGATGGAACTGATCGAGCGCTTCCAGAGCCCGCAGGAAGCCACCGCCGAGCTGCTGCGCATGCTGGAACGCAAGGACAAGATCATGGGCTTTGGCCATGCCATCTACAAAGAGTCCGACCCGCGCAACGAGGTGATCAAGGGCTGGTCGAAGCAGTTGGCCGACGAAGTGGGCGACACGGTGCTGTACCCGGTGTCCGAAGCCATCGACAAGACCATGTGGGAGCAGAAGCGCCTGTTCCCCAACGCCGACTTCTACCATGCCTCGGCGTACCATTTCATGGGCATCCCGACCAAGCTGTTCACCCCGATCTTCGTCTGCTCGCGCCTGACCGGCTGGGCGGCGCACGTCTTCGAGCAGCGCGCCAACAACCGCATCATTCGCCCGAGCGCCGAGTATGTCGGCGTCGAACAGCGCCAGTTCGTGCCGATCGAGCAGCGCTGA
- the pabB gene encoding aminodeoxychorismate synthase component I yields MPTCTLHPLPYQPDPAAYFARLRQAPGAILLDSARPGAERGRFDLLSAWPLQQLQAQPNEAGRAFLARLRAGLATLGHADLPDGVELPFAGGLIGYLSYDFGRRLEHLPSLAVDDLGLPDAQLGLYAWALVSDHLNATSQLVFHPDLAGEERERLISLFEAAHSAESGDFHLLAPMAGDLQPEQYQAAFDQVQRYIQAGDCYQINLTQRFRAPCQGDPWRAYQALRLACPTPFSGYQQLADGSTLLSFSPERFIRVSQGQVETRPIKGTRPRASDPAEDARNAEELLHSPKDRSENLMIVDLLRNDLGRTCEIGSVRVPELFSLESYPNVHHLVSSITGQLASNKDALDLIGDSFPGGSITGAPKIRAMQIIDELEPTRRALYCGSLLYVDVRGEMDSSIAIRSLLVKDGQVSCWGGGAVVADSEWQAEHEESIAKVRVLMQTLQGL; encoded by the coding sequence ATGCCGACCTGTACGCTCCACCCCCTGCCCTACCAGCCTGACCCTGCTGCCTATTTCGCCCGCCTGCGCCAGGCCCCCGGCGCGATCTTGCTCGACAGCGCCCGCCCCGGCGCCGAACGCGGCCGCTTCGACCTGCTCAGCGCCTGGCCGCTGCAACAGCTGCAAGCACAGCCCAATGAAGCTGGCCGGGCGTTCCTTGCGCGCCTGCGCGCCGGGCTTGCAACGCTGGGCCACGCGGACTTGCCCGACGGCGTAGAACTGCCCTTCGCCGGCGGCCTGATCGGCTACCTGAGCTACGACTTCGGCCGCCGCCTGGAGCACCTGCCAAGCCTGGCCGTGGACGACCTCGGCCTGCCAGATGCGCAACTGGGCCTCTATGCCTGGGCGCTGGTCAGCGACCACCTCAACGCGACCAGCCAACTGGTGTTCCACCCTGACCTGGCGGGTGAGGAGCGCGAGCGCCTGATCAGCCTGTTCGAAGCCGCACACAGCGCCGAAAGTGGCGACTTCCACCTGCTGGCACCGATGGCCGGCGATTTGCAACCCGAGCAGTACCAGGCCGCCTTCGACCAGGTGCAGCGCTACATCCAGGCCGGTGACTGCTACCAGATCAACCTCACGCAGCGCTTCCGCGCGCCCTGCCAAGGCGACCCATGGCGAGCCTACCAGGCGCTGCGCCTGGCGTGCCCTACGCCGTTCTCCGGCTATCAGCAACTGGCCGACGGCAGCACCTTGCTGAGCTTTTCCCCCGAGCGCTTCATCCGCGTCAGCCAGGGCCAGGTGGAAACCCGCCCCATCAAGGGCACTCGCCCGCGCGCCAGCGACCCGGCAGAGGATGCGCGCAATGCCGAGGAGCTGCTGCACAGCCCCAAGGACCGCTCGGAAAACCTGATGATCGTCGACCTGCTGCGCAATGACCTGGGGCGCACCTGCGAGATCGGCTCGGTCAGGGTACCGGAGCTGTTCAGCCTGGAGAGCTACCCCAATGTGCACCATCTGGTCAGCAGCATCACTGGCCAGTTGGCCAGCAACAAGGATGCCCTCGACCTGATTGGCGACAGCTTCCCCGGCGGCTCGATCACCGGGGCGCCGAAGATCCGCGCCATGCAGATCATCGACGAGCTGGAGCCGACGCGCCGGGCGCTGTACTGCGGCTCGCTGCTGTATGTGGACGTGCGCGGTGAGATGGACAGCTCGATTGCCATTCGCAGCCTGCTGGTCAAGGACGGCCAGGTCAGTTGCTGGGGCGGCGGTGCGGTGGTGGCCGACTCCGAATGGCAGGCCGAACATGAAGAGTCGATCGCCAAAGTGCGGGTGTTGATGCAGACCTTGCAGGGCTTGTGA
- a CDS encoding GntR family transcriptional regulator → MQDLSTPSPVLTDETETLSENVFRRIQAAIVKGEIAPGSKISEPELARTYGISRGPLREAIHRLEGQRLLVRVPHVGARVVSLNHAELIELYEIRESLEGMACRLAAERMSQADIDELRRVLDTHERDAAFQAGLGYYQQEGDYDFHYRIIQGSGNQTLVKMLCGELYQLVRMYRIQFSATPNRPRQAFAEHHRILDAIADRDGELAELLMRRHIGASRRNIERHYLDAPNNSPRGEK, encoded by the coding sequence ATGCAGGACCTTTCCACCCCCAGCCCGGTGCTGACAGACGAAACGGAAACCTTGTCTGAAAACGTCTTCAGGCGCATTCAGGCGGCCATCGTCAAGGGCGAAATCGCCCCCGGCAGCAAGATTTCCGAGCCGGAGCTGGCGCGCACCTACGGCATCAGCCGCGGGCCGCTGCGCGAGGCCATCCACCGCCTGGAGGGCCAGCGCCTGTTGGTGCGCGTACCGCATGTGGGCGCGCGCGTGGTATCGCTGAACCACGCCGAGCTGATCGAGCTTTACGAAATTCGCGAGTCGCTGGAAGGCATGGCCTGTCGCCTGGCAGCCGAACGCATGAGCCAGGCCGACATCGACGAGCTGCGCCGGGTGCTCGATACCCATGAGCGCGATGCTGCGTTCCAGGCCGGCCTGGGTTACTACCAGCAGGAAGGCGACTACGACTTCCATTACCGGATCATCCAGGGCAGCGGCAACCAGACCCTGGTCAAGATGTTGTGCGGTGAACTGTATCAACTGGTGCGCATGTACCGCATCCAGTTTTCAGCCACGCCCAACCGGCCACGCCAGGCCTTTGCCGAACACCACCGCATTCTCGATGCCATCGCCGACCGTGACGGCGAACTGGCTGAACTCCTGATGCGTCGCCACATCGGCGCGTCCAGGCGCAACATCGAGCGTCACTATCTGGACGCCCCCAACAACAGCCCACGAGGTGAAAAATGA
- the prpB gene encoding methylisocitrate lyase — MTVKSTPGQRFRDAVAAEHPLQVVGAINANHALLAKRAGFKAIYLSGGGVAAGSLGLPDLGITGLDDVLTDVRRITDVCDVPLLVDVDTGFGASAFNVARTVRSMSKFGAAAIHIEDQVGAKRCGHRPNKEIVSQQEMVDRIKAAVDARSDDSFVIMARTDALAVEGLNAALDRAEACIEAGADMIFPEAITELQMYKTFADRVKAPILANITEFGATPLYTTEELASVDVSLVLYPLSAFRAMNKAAENVYTTLRRDGTQKNVIDTMQTRMELYDAIGYHAFEQSLDALFAQKKG; from the coding sequence ATGACTGTGAAGAGCACCCCAGGTCAGCGTTTCCGCGACGCCGTCGCCGCCGAACACCCACTGCAGGTAGTCGGCGCCATCAACGCCAACCATGCCCTGTTGGCCAAACGCGCCGGCTTCAAGGCCATTTACCTGTCCGGTGGCGGCGTGGCCGCAGGCTCGCTGGGCCTGCCGGACCTGGGCATCACCGGCCTGGACGACGTGCTCACCGATGTACGCCGTATCACTGACGTGTGCGACGTGCCGTTGCTGGTGGATGTCGACACCGGCTTCGGTGCGTCAGCCTTCAACGTCGCCCGCACCGTGCGCTCGATGAGCAAGTTCGGCGCTGCCGCCATCCATATCGAGGACCAGGTTGGCGCCAAACGTTGTGGCCACCGCCCGAACAAGGAAATCGTCAGCCAGCAGGAAATGGTCGACCGGATCAAGGCGGCCGTCGATGCCCGCAGTGACGACAGCTTCGTGATCATGGCGCGTACCGATGCCCTGGCCGTCGAAGGCCTGAACGCTGCCCTTGATCGCGCCGAGGCGTGCATCGAGGCTGGCGCCGACATGATCTTCCCGGAAGCCATCACTGAACTGCAGATGTACAAGACGTTCGCTGATCGGGTGAAGGCACCGATTCTGGCCAACATCACCGAATTCGGCGCCACGCCGCTGTACACCACGGAAGAGCTGGCCTCGGTCGACGTGTCGCTGGTGCTGTACCCGCTATCGGCGTTCCGCGCCATGAACAAGGCGGCCGAGAACGTGTACACCACGCTGCGCCGCGACGGCACGCAGAAAAACGTGATCGACACCATGCAGACCCGCATGGAGCTCTACGATGCCATTGGTTACCACGCCTTCGAGCAGAGCCTCGATGCGCTGTTTGCCCAGAAAAAGGGCTGA
- a CDS encoding alpha-L-glutamate ligase-like protein, translating into MFGLIKTWKALEARGIMGINRRNADYVLKYNKRSLYPIVDDKIITKERALAAGIHVPEMYGIIETEKEIEKLDQIIGGRSDFVIKPAQGAGGDGILVIADRFEDRYRTVSGKIISHEEIEHQISSILTGLYSLGGHRDRALIEYRVTPDQIFKSISYEGVPDIRIIVLMGYPVMAMLRLPTRQSGGKANLHQGAIGVGVDLATGVTLRGTWLNNIISKHPDTTNAVDGVQLPNWDGFMKLAAGCYELCGLGYIGVDMVLDQDKGPLILELNARPGLNIQIANDCGLTQRTHAIEAHIEALAKDGITEDAEQRVRVAQGLFGHVPGH; encoded by the coding sequence ATGTTTGGCCTGATCAAGACGTGGAAAGCCCTGGAGGCCCGGGGCATCATGGGTATCAACCGGCGCAACGCGGACTACGTGTTGAAGTACAACAAGCGCAGCCTGTACCCGATCGTCGACGACAAGATCATCACCAAGGAGCGCGCCCTGGCGGCCGGCATCCATGTGCCGGAAATGTACGGCATCATCGAAACCGAGAAAGAAATCGAGAAGCTCGACCAGATCATTGGCGGGCGCAGCGATTTCGTCATCAAGCCGGCGCAAGGCGCCGGCGGTGACGGTATCCTGGTAATCGCCGACCGCTTCGAGGATCGCTACCGTACCGTGTCGGGCAAGATCATCAGCCATGAGGAAATCGAGCACCAGATTTCGAGCATCCTCACTGGTCTGTACTCGCTGGGCGGCCACCGCGACCGCGCGCTGATCGAGTACCGGGTTACCCCCGACCAGATCTTCAAGAGCATCAGCTACGAGGGCGTGCCGGACATCCGCATCATCGTGCTGATGGGGTACCCGGTAATGGCCATGCTGCGCCTGCCGACCCGCCAGTCCGGCGGCAAGGCCAACCTGCACCAGGGCGCTATCGGCGTAGGCGTTGATTTGGCCACCGGCGTGACACTGCGCGGTACCTGGCTGAACAACATCATCAGCAAGCACCCCGACACCACCAACGCGGTAGACGGCGTGCAGTTGCCGAACTGGGACGGCTTCATGAAGCTGGCCGCTGGCTGCTATGAATTGTGCGGCCTGGGTTACATCGGCGTGGACATGGTGCTGGACCAGGACAAGGGCCCACTGATTCTGGAACTCAACGCCCGCCCGGGCCTGAATATCCAGATTGCCAATGACTGTGGCCTGACTCAGCGCACCCATGCCATCGAAGCGCATATCGAAGCGCTGGCCAAGGATGGGATTACCGAAGATGCGGAGCAGCGGGTTCGGGTAGCCCAAGGCTTGTTCGGGCATGTGCCAGGCCACTGA
- a CDS encoding phosphoadenylyl-sulfate reductase, giving the protein MSQPFDVAALAATYANKSPQDILKLAFEHFGDDLWISFSGAEDVVLVDMAWKLNKQVKVFSLDTGRLHPETYRFIDQVREQYNLPIELLSPDRAKLDPFIKEKGLFSFYKDGHGECCGIRKIEPLRRKLGTVSAWATGQRRDQSPGTRSQVAALEIDSAFSTPERTLYKFNPLAQMSSAEVWGYIRMLELPYNSLHERGFISIGCEPCTRPVLPNQHEREGRWWWEESTQKECGLHAGNLISKA; this is encoded by the coding sequence ATGAGCCAACCCTTCGACGTCGCCGCCCTGGCCGCGACCTACGCCAACAAGTCCCCGCAGGACATTCTCAAGCTCGCCTTCGAGCATTTTGGTGATGATCTGTGGATCTCCTTCAGCGGCGCCGAGGACGTGGTGCTGGTCGACATGGCCTGGAAACTTAACAAGCAGGTCAAGGTGTTCAGCCTCGACACCGGCCGCCTGCACCCAGAGACCTACCGGTTCATCGACCAGGTACGCGAGCAGTACAACCTGCCGATTGAACTGCTCAGCCCCGACCGTGCCAAGCTCGACCCGTTCATCAAGGAAAAGGGCCTGTTCAGCTTCTACAAGGACGGCCATGGCGAGTGCTGTGGCATTCGCAAGATCGAGCCGCTGCGCCGCAAGCTGGGCACCGTGAGCGCCTGGGCCACAGGCCAGCGCCGCGACCAGAGCCCGGGCACCCGCAGCCAGGTGGCGGCACTGGAAATCGACAGCGCCTTCTCGACGCCTGAGCGCACCCTATACAAGTTCAACCCGCTGGCGCAGATGAGCAGTGCAGAGGTGTGGGGTTATATCCGCATGCTTGAGCTGCCGTACAACAGCCTGCATGAACGCGGCTTCATCAGCATTGGCTGCGAGCCATGCACCCGCCCGGTACTGCCGAACCAGCATGAGCGCGAGGGGCGTTGGTGGTGGGAAGAGTCGACGCA
- a CDS encoding inactive transglutaminase family protein gives MRSLTLHLKVLITVLVLLGVAVTAYQIFFLGIPVTEDETDDLWNIDAKVEFVASTKDPVKIQMFVPPLNRDYVSLNESFISNNYGVSVNRADGNRKVTWSARRANGNQTLYYRLVLTKRYSNEKTTVKGPTFRDSLAIDGPEKIAAEALMAPIRQHSADVETFVSETIKRVNNLNDDNVKLLLAGDTSPMKKAQVIDLLLSIAHVPMEKVHTIRLVADTPQTPELWLRSFNGNDWLYFNPDTGEQGLPSDRLLWWTGDDNLITVDGGKKANVTFSMNNSEMNAIRLAKLTDENTDADFLEYSLYSLPLQTQQTFMIMVMIPIGVLVILVLRNLIGLQTLGTFTPVLIALAFRETQLGFGIVLFTVITALGLSLRSYLEHLKLQMLPRLSVVLTFVVVLIAAISLFSHKLGLERGLSVALFPMVILTMTIERLSITWEERGGGHAMKVAIGTLFAASVAHLLMMVPELVYFVFTFPAVLLILVGFMLAMGRYRGYRLTELVRFKAFLKKADA, from the coding sequence ATGCGCTCTCTTACCCTCCATCTGAAAGTCCTGATCACCGTACTGGTGCTACTGGGCGTGGCGGTCACGGCTTATCAGATCTTCTTCCTCGGCATCCCGGTGACCGAGGATGAAACCGACGACTTGTGGAACATCGACGCCAAGGTCGAGTTCGTCGCCAGCACCAAGGATCCAGTGAAGATCCAGATGTTCGTACCGCCGCTGAACCGCGACTACGTCAGCCTCAACGAGAGCTTCATCTCCAACAACTACGGGGTCAGCGTCAACCGGGCCGACGGCAACCGCAAGGTCACCTGGTCGGCCCGCCGCGCGAACGGCAACCAGACCCTCTACTATCGCCTGGTGCTGACCAAGCGCTACAGCAACGAGAAAACCACGGTCAAAGGCCCGACCTTCCGTGACAGCCTGGCGATCGACGGCCCCGAGAAGATCGCCGCCGAAGCCCTGATGGCGCCGATTCGCCAACACTCTGCCGATGTCGAGACCTTTGTCAGCGAAACCATCAAGCGGGTCAACAACCTCAACGACGACAACGTCAAACTGCTGCTGGCCGGCGACACCTCGCCGATGAAGAAGGCTCAGGTCATCGACCTGCTGCTGTCGATCGCCCACGTGCCGATGGAAAAGGTGCATACCATCCGCCTGGTGGCCGACACCCCGCAAACCCCGGAGCTGTGGCTGCGCAGCTTCAACGGTAACGACTGGCTGTACTTCAACCCGGACACCGGCGAGCAGGGCCTGCCCAGCGACCGCTTGCTGTGGTGGACCGGTGACGACAACCTGATCACCGTAGATGGCGGCAAGAAGGCCAACGTCACCTTCAGCATGAACAACAGCGAGATGAACGCCATCCGCCTGGCCAAGCTGACCGACGAGAACACCGACGCCGACTTCCTGGAGTATTCGCTTTACAGCCTGCCGCTGCAGACCCAGCAAACCTTCATGATCATGGTGATGATCCCGATCGGCGTGCTGGTGATTCTGGTGCTGCGCAACCTGATCGGCCTGCAGACGCTGGGTACCTTTACCCCGGTACTGATCGCCCTGGCCTTCCGTGAAACCCAGCTGGGCTTCGGCATCGTGCTGTTCACGGTGATTACCGCCCTTGGCCTGTCACTACGCTCGTACCTGGAACACCTCAAGCTGCAAATGCTGCCACGCCTGTCGGTGGTGCTGACCTTCGTCGTGGTGCTGATCGCCGCCATCAGCCTGTTCAGCCACAAGCTTGGCCTTGAGCGCGGGCTGTCGGTGGCACTGTTCCCGATGGTGATCCTGACCATGACCATCGAGCGCCTGTCGATCACCTGGGAAGAGCGTGGCGGCGGCCATGCCATGAAAGTGGCCATCGGCACCCTGTTTGCCGCCTCCGTGGCGCACCTGCTGATGATGGTGCCGGAGCTGGTGTACTTCGTGTTCACGTTCCCGGCCGTACTGCTGATCCTGGTAGGCTTCATGCTGGCGATGGGCCGCTACCGTGGCTACCGCCTGACCGAGCTCGTGCGCTTCAAGGCATTCCTGAAGAAGGCTGACGCCTGA
- the acnD gene encoding Fe/S-dependent 2-methylisocitrate dehydratase AcnD encodes MNTAYRKHLPGTDLDYFDARAAVEAIKPGAYDGLPYTSRVLAENLVRRCDPATLDASLGQLIERQRDLDFPWFPARVVCHDILGQTALVDLAGLRDAIADKGGDPAAVNPVVPVQLIVDHSLAVECGGFDPQAFEKNRAIEDRRNEDRFHFINWTKKAFKNVDVIQPGNGIMHQINLEKMSPVIHNERGVAYPDTCVGTDSHTPHVDALGVIAIGVGGLEAENVMLGRASWMRLPEIVGVELTGKLAPNITATDLVLALTEFLRKQKVVGAYLEFHGEGARALTLGDRATISNMAPEYGATAAMFAIDQQTIDYLRLTGREEQQVKLVETYAKATGLWADSLAGAVYERTLSFDLSSVVRNMAGPSNPHARVATSELAAKGIAGSWEEVPGQMPDGAVIIAAITSCTNTSNPRNVIAAGLMARNANRLGLARKPWVKSSLAPGSKAVKLYLEEAGLEKELEQLGFGIVAFACTTCNGMSGALDPAIQQEIVDRDLYATAVLSGNRNFDGRIHPYAKQAFLASPPLVVAYAIAGTIRFDIEKDVLGVVDGKEIRLKDIWPSDEEIDAVVRAAVKPEQFRKVYIPMFAIEEDRGPKVAPLYDWRPMSTYIRRPPYWEGALAGERTLRGMRPLAVLPDNITTDHLSPSNAIMLDSAAGEYLAKMGLPEEDFNSYATHRGDHLTAQRATFANPKLFNEMVRKEDGSVKQGSLARIEPEGKVTRMWEAIETYMQRKQPLIIVAGADYGQGSSRDWAAKGVRLAGVEAIVAEGFERIHRTNLVGMGVLPLEFKPGTDRNTLGLDGSETYDVLGARTPRATLTLVVTRSNGERLEVPVTCRLDTAEEVSIYEAGGVLQRFAQDFLEATA; translated from the coding sequence ATGAACACTGCATACCGCAAGCACCTGCCAGGCACCGACCTGGACTACTTCGATGCCCGTGCGGCGGTCGAGGCGATCAAGCCCGGCGCCTACGACGGCCTGCCTTACACGTCCCGCGTGCTCGCCGAAAACCTGGTGCGCCGCTGCGACCCGGCAACCCTCGACGCCTCGCTGGGCCAACTGATCGAGCGCCAGCGCGACCTCGACTTCCCGTGGTTCCCGGCCCGCGTGGTGTGCCACGACATCCTCGGCCAGACCGCGCTGGTCGACCTCGCCGGCCTGCGCGATGCCATCGCCGACAAGGGCGGCGACCCGGCCGCCGTCAATCCGGTGGTGCCGGTGCAACTGATCGTCGACCACTCGCTGGCAGTGGAGTGCGGTGGCTTTGACCCACAAGCCTTCGAAAAGAACCGCGCCATTGAAGACCGCCGCAACGAAGACCGTTTCCACTTCATCAACTGGACCAAGAAGGCGTTCAAGAACGTCGACGTGATCCAGCCGGGCAACGGCATCATGCACCAGATCAACCTGGAGAAGATGTCGCCTGTCATCCACAACGAGCGCGGCGTGGCCTACCCGGACACCTGCGTCGGCACCGACAGCCATACCCCGCATGTTGACGCCCTGGGCGTGATCGCCATCGGCGTCGGCGGCCTGGAAGCCGAAAACGTGATGCTTGGCCGCGCCTCGTGGATGCGCCTGCCGGAAATCGTCGGCGTCGAGTTGACCGGCAAGCTGGCGCCGAACATCACCGCCACCGACCTGGTGCTGGCCCTGACCGAGTTCCTGCGCAAACAGAAAGTCGTCGGCGCCTACCTGGAGTTTCACGGCGAGGGCGCCCGTGCCCTGACCCTGGGCGACCGTGCCACCATTTCCAACATGGCCCCGGAATACGGCGCCACTGCAGCGATGTTCGCCATCGACCAGCAGACCATCGACTACCTGCGCCTGACCGGCCGTGAAGAGCAGCAGGTCAAGCTGGTGGAAACCTACGCCAAGGCGACCGGCCTGTGGGCCGACAGCCTGGCCGGCGCCGTCTACGAGCGCACCCTGAGCTTCGATCTGTCGAGCGTGGTGCGCAACATGGCAGGCCCGTCCAACCCGCATGCCCGTGTCGCCACCAGTGAGCTGGCGGCCAAAGGCATTGCCGGCAGCTGGGAAGAAGTGCCGGGGCAAATGCCCGACGGTGCGGTGATCATTGCCGCCATCACCAGTTGCACCAACACCAGCAACCCGCGCAACGTGATTGCTGCAGGCCTTATGGCGCGCAATGCCAACAGGCTGGGCCTGGCCCGCAAACCATGGGTCAAGTCTTCGCTGGCGCCGGGCTCCAAGGCCGTGAAGCTGTACCTGGAAGAGGCGGGGCTGGAAAAGGAGCTGGAACAGCTCGGCTTTGGCATCGTCGCCTTCGCCTGCACCACCTGCAACGGCATGTCCGGCGCCCTGGACCCGGCGATCCAGCAAGAAATCGTCGACCGGGATCTGTACGCCACTGCGGTGCTGTCGGGCAACCGCAACTTCGACGGGCGTATCCACCCGTATGCCAAGCAGGCCTTCCTGGCCTCGCCGCCGCTGGTGGTGGCCTATGCCATTGCCGGTACCATCCGCTTCGACATCGAGAAGGATGTGCTGGGCGTGGTCGATGGCAAGGAAATCCGCCTCAAGGACATCTGGCCCAGCGATGAAGAGATCGACGCCGTGGTGCGTGCTGCGGTCAAGCCAGAACAGTTCCGCAAGGTGTATATCCCGATGTTCGCCATCGAGGAGGACCGTGGGCCGAAAGTGGCGCCCCTGTACGACTGGCGCCCGATGAGCACCTACATTCGCCGCCCGCCGTATTGGGAAGGTGCGTTGGCGGGTGAGCGAACCCTGCGCGGCATGCGCCCGCTGGCGGTGCTGCCGGACAACATCACCACCGACCACCTGTCGCCGTCCAACGCCATCATGCTCGACAGCGCTGCCGGTGAGTACCTGGCGAAAATGGGCTTGCCGGAAGAGGACTTCAACTCTTACGCCACCCACCGCGGCGACCACCTGACTGCCCAGCGCGCCACCTTCGCCAACCCCAAGCTGTTCAATGAAATGGTGCGCAAGGAAGATGGCAGCGTGAAGCAGGGCTCGCTGGCGCGTATCGAGCCGGAAGGCAAGGTCACCCGCATGTGGGAGGCGATCGAGACCTACATGCAGCGCAAGCAGCCGTTGATCATCGTCGCCGGTGCCGACTATGGCCAGGGTTCGTCCCGTGACTGGGCGGCCAAGGGCGTGCGCCTGGCGGGTGTCGAGGCCATCGTCGCCGAAGGTTTCGAGCGCATCCACCGCACCAACCTGGTGGGCATGGGCGTATTGCCGCTGGAGTTCAAACCGGGCACCGACCGCAATACCTTGGGCTTGGACGGTAGCGAGACGTATGACGTCTTGGGTGCGCGTACGCCACGGGCGACGTTGACCCTGGTGGTTACCCGCAGCAATGGCGAGCGCCTGGAAGTGCCGGTGACCTGCCGTCTGGATACCGCCGAGGAAGTATCGATCTATGAGGCGGGTGGGGTGCTGCAACGCTTTGCCCAGGACTTCCTCGAAGCGACCGCCTGA